From the genome of Chroicocephalus ridibundus chromosome 1, bChrRid1.1, whole genome shotgun sequence, one region includes:
- the PLBD1 gene encoding phospholipase B-like 1, whose amino-acid sequence MARLGGGVCCCWLVLLWAAAGGRAEIRYATVYWNRAAKTLQVKNILDRSGDAYGFYNNTIQTTGWGVLEIRAGYGSQTLSNEDIMYAAGFLEGYLTAPHMYDHAANMYPQLIKNPSVRSGVQNFMAKQDQWTRQQIRNNKDDPFWRHAGYIIAQLDGLYMGALEWAKLHKQTPLSIFDVQFLNAVGDLLDLIPALFEYSARGGQCNVEAGSHGKYQWDMGHCSALIKVLPGYENIYFAHSSWFTYAATLRIYKHWNFNIVDPYTSTSRVSFSSYPGFLVSLDDFYILGSGLIMLQTTNSVFNQTLIKQVVPESLLAWQRVRIANMMADSGKTWAETFSKCNSGTYNNQYMVLDLKKVKLQKSLDDGTLYIVEQIPTLVEYSDQTNVLRKGYWPSYNIPFHEKIYNLSGYAAYVEKYGMDFSYELAPRAKIFRRDQGKVTSLESMKYIMRYNNYQRDPYAERNPCNTICCREDLNPSFPVPAGCYDSKVSDFRLASAFTATAINGPPVQGGLPVFTWRRFNHTRHQGLPESYNFHFVTMRPIL is encoded by the exons AAATCCGCTATGCGACTGTGTACTGGAATAGAGCTGCAAAAACACTTCAGGTCAAGAATATACTGGACAGAAGTGGAGATGCCTATGGTTTCTACAACAACACTATACAGACAACAGGTTGGGGAGTTCTAGAGATCAGAGCAGGCTATGGCAGTCAGACCTTAAGCAATGAAGACATCATGTATGCAGCTGGCTTCTTGGAAGGCTATCTCACAGCTCC GCACATGTATGACCATGCTGCAAATATGTATCCGCAGTTAATTAAGAATCCCTCCGTTCGAAGTGGAGTTCAGAATTTTATGGC GAAACAAGATCAATGGACAAGACAACAAATCAGAAATAATAAGGATGACCCCTTTTGGAGGCATGCTGGCTATATTATTGCACAGTTGGATGGTCTGTACATGGGAGCCCTCGAGTGGGCTAAACTGCACAAACAAACA cCACTGAGCATCTTTGATGTCCAATTTCTGAATGCAGTTGGAGACCTGTTGGACCTCATTCCTGCATTATTTGAGTATTCTGCACGGGGTGGACAATGCAATGTGGAGGCAGGAAGCCATGGGAAGTATCAGTGGGATATGGGTCACTGCTCTGCACTTATCAAG GTTCTACCTGGATATGAGAATATATATTTTGCCCATTCCAGCTGGTTTACATATGCGGCCACACTGAGAATATATAAGCATTGGAACTTCAATATAGTCGATCCATACACTAGCACCAGCCGTGTCTCGTTCAGCAGTTACCCAG GCTTTTTGGTGTCCCTGGATGACTTTTACATACTAGGCAGTGGCTTGATAATGTTGCAGACTACCAACAGTGTGTTCAACCAAACCCTCATCAAGCAAGTGGTGCCTGAATCCCTGTTAGCTTGGCAGAGGGTCCGCATTGCTAACATGATGGCAGACAGTGGCAAAACTTGGGCAGAAACCTTCTCGAAGTGCAATTCTG ggacctacaacaatcagtACATGGTGCTGGACCTGAAAAAGGTCAAGCTGCAGAAGAGCCTTGATGATGGCACACTGTACATTGTTGAGCAGATTCCAACCCTCGTGGAGTATTCTGATCAAACAAATGTTCTCCGTAAAG GTTACTGGCCTTCATACAATATCCCTTTCCATGAAAAGATTTACAATCTCAGTGGGTACGCAGCATATGTCGAGAAATACGGCATGGATTTCTCTTACGAACTTGCTCCAAGAGCAAAAATCTTCCGTCGAGACCAGGGCAAGGTGACCAGCTTGGAAAGCATGAAGTACATCATGAGATACAACA ACTACCAGCGTGATCCTTATGCCGAACGCAATCCGTGCAACACCATTTGCTGCCGGGAAGACCTGAATCCTTCTTTTCCGGTGCCTGCAGGCTGCTATGACTCTAAG GTGTCTGATTTCCGCCTGGCTTCAGCGTTCACAGCCACTGCAATCAATGGCCCCCCAGTGCAGGGCGGTCTCCCTGTCTTCACCTGGAGACGGTTTAACCACACGCGACACCAGGGCCTGCCAGAATCGTACAACTTCCATTTTGTCACCATGAGGCCAATCCTGTAA